The Salmo salar chromosome ssa06, Ssal_v3.1, whole genome shotgun sequence genome window below encodes:
- the LOC106606400 gene encoding soluble calcium-activated nucleotidase 1 isoform X1 — protein sequence MTVGQHSGRRRRRRKGPSPMPVSPGYTQLEQNDPSMNPLRISVGGLPMLASMTNTPDPRFRLNLRAIVALTLAIALVFLYMHLNPGSHSEAPSSRNWKSGHTGMAVDEAAYRYNDTYPLSTAERTPQGTRYRIGVIADLDTDSRSDKKLTWFSYMRRGHLLVSESGTKVAVEWDAERVLLESHLAEKGRGMELSELVVFNGKLYSVDDRTGVVYHIDGSKAVPWVILPDGDGSVSKGFKAEWLAVKDEHLYVGGLGKEWTTTTGEVVNNNPEWVKVVGHRGDVQHQNWVPKYNLLRSAAGIEPPGYLIHESAAWSDSLQRWFFLPRRASKERYDETADERRAANLVLSCSPDFKDVTVNRVGPHNPTHGFSSFKFVPNTDDQIIVALKSEEDAGKIASYIMAFTLDGQILLPETKIGDVKYEGLEFI from the exons ATGACAGTCGGCCAGCAttcaggaaggaggaggaggagaagaaagg GTCCCTCCCCCATGCCTGTTTCTCCAGGCTACACCCAACTGGAGCAGAATGATCCGTCTATGAACCCCCTGCGCATCTCAGTCGGAGGACTTCCCATGTTGGCCTCCATGACCAACACCCCAGACCCCCGATTCCGCCTCAATTTGAGGGCCATCGTAGCCCTGACCCTGGCCATTGCCCTGGTCTTCCTCTACATGCACCTGAACCCGGGCTCCCACTCCGAGGCCCCCAGCTCCCGTAACTGGAAGTCTGGCCACACGGGGATGGCGGTGGACGAGGCGGCCTACCGCTACAATGACACTTACCCGCTCAGCACCGCCGAGCGGACGCCGCAGGGCACGCGCTACCGCATCGGGGTCATCGCCGACCTGGACACGGACTCGCGCAGCGACAAGAAGCTGACGTGGTTCAGCTACATGCGCCGGGGCCACCTGCTGGTGTCGGAGAGTGGCACCAAGGTGGCCGTGGAATGGGACGCGGAGAGGGTCCTGCTGGAGAGCCACCTGGCGGAGAAGGGCCGGGGCATGGAGCTGTCAGAGCTGGTGGTGTTCAACGGGAAGCTGTACAGCGTGGATGACCGAACGGGCGTGGTCTACCACATCGACGGCAGCAAGGCTGTGCCCTGGGTCATCCTGCCTGACGGGGACGGCTCCGTCTCCAAAG GGTTCAAGGCTGAGTGGCTAGCGGTGAAGGACGAGCACTTGTACGTGGGTGGCCTGGGGAAAGAGTGGACAACCACCACGGGGGAGGTGGTCAACAACAACCCTGAGTGGGTAAAGGTGGTGGGCCATCGGGGGGACGTGCAGCACCAGAACTGGGTTCCCAAGTACAACCTCCTGAGGTCCGCAGCTGGGATCGAACCTCCAG GTTACCTGATCCACGAGTCGGCCGCGTGGAGCGACAGCCTGCAGCGCTGGTTCTTCCTCCCACGCCGCGCTAGCAAAGAGCGCTACGACGAGACGGCCGACGAGCGCCGCGCTGCCAACCTCGTCCTCAGCTGCTCCCCGGACTTCAAGGACGTCACCGTGAACCGGGTGGGCCCGCATAACCCCACGCACGGCTTCTCCTCCTTCAAGTTTGTCCCCAACACGGACGATCAGATCATCGTGGCTCTCAAGTCGGAGGAGGACGCTGGGAAAATCGCCTCGTACATAATGGCATTCACACTGGACGGCCAGATCCTGTTACCTGAAACCAAGATAGGAGACGTGAAGTATGAGGGTCTGGAGTTCATTTAG
- the LOC106606400 gene encoding soluble calcium-activated nucleotidase 1 isoform X4 has translation MPVSPGYTQLEQNDPSMNPLRISVGGLPMLASMTNTPDPRFRLNLRAIVALTLAIALVFLYMHLNPGSHSEAPSSRNWKSGHTGMAVDEAAYRYNDTYPLSTAERTPQGTRYRIGVIADLDTDSRSDKKLTWFSYMRRGHLLVSESGTKVAVEWDAERVLLESHLAEKGRGMELSELVVFNGKLYSVDDRTGVVYHIDGSKAVPWVILPDGDGSVSKGFKAEWLAVKDEHLYVGGLGKEWTTTTGEVVNNNPEWVKVVGHRGDVQHQNWVPKYNLLRSAAGIEPPGYLIHESAAWSDSLQRWFFLPRRASKERYDETADERRAANLVLSCSPDFKDVTVNRVGPHNPTHGFSSFKFVPNTDDQIIVALKSEEDAGKIASYIMAFTLDGQILLPETKIGDVKYEGLEFI, from the exons ATGCCTGTTTCTCCAGGCTACACCCAACTGGAGCAGAATGATCCGTCTATGAACCCCCTGCGCATCTCAGTCGGAGGACTTCCCATGTTGGCCTCCATGACCAACACCCCAGACCCCCGATTCCGCCTCAATTTGAGGGCCATCGTAGCCCTGACCCTGGCCATTGCCCTGGTCTTCCTCTACATGCACCTGAACCCGGGCTCCCACTCCGAGGCCCCCAGCTCCCGTAACTGGAAGTCTGGCCACACGGGGATGGCGGTGGACGAGGCGGCCTACCGCTACAATGACACTTACCCGCTCAGCACCGCCGAGCGGACGCCGCAGGGCACGCGCTACCGCATCGGGGTCATCGCCGACCTGGACACGGACTCGCGCAGCGACAAGAAGCTGACGTGGTTCAGCTACATGCGCCGGGGCCACCTGCTGGTGTCGGAGAGTGGCACCAAGGTGGCCGTGGAATGGGACGCGGAGAGGGTCCTGCTGGAGAGCCACCTGGCGGAGAAGGGCCGGGGCATGGAGCTGTCAGAGCTGGTGGTGTTCAACGGGAAGCTGTACAGCGTGGATGACCGAACGGGCGTGGTCTACCACATCGACGGCAGCAAGGCTGTGCCCTGGGTCATCCTGCCTGACGGGGACGGCTCCGTCTCCAAAG GGTTCAAGGCTGAGTGGCTAGCGGTGAAGGACGAGCACTTGTACGTGGGTGGCCTGGGGAAAGAGTGGACAACCACCACGGGGGAGGTGGTCAACAACAACCCTGAGTGGGTAAAGGTGGTGGGCCATCGGGGGGACGTGCAGCACCAGAACTGGGTTCCCAAGTACAACCTCCTGAGGTCCGCAGCTGGGATCGAACCTCCAG GTTACCTGATCCACGAGTCGGCCGCGTGGAGCGACAGCCTGCAGCGCTGGTTCTTCCTCCCACGCCGCGCTAGCAAAGAGCGCTACGACGAGACGGCCGACGAGCGCCGCGCTGCCAACCTCGTCCTCAGCTGCTCCCCGGACTTCAAGGACGTCACCGTGAACCGGGTGGGCCCGCATAACCCCACGCACGGCTTCTCCTCCTTCAAGTTTGTCCCCAACACGGACGATCAGATCATCGTGGCTCTCAAGTCGGAGGAGGACGCTGGGAAAATCGCCTCGTACATAATGGCATTCACACTGGACGGCCAGATCCTGTTACCTGAAACCAAGATAGGAGACGTGAAGTATGAGGGTCTGGAGTTCATTTAG
- the LOC106606401 gene encoding synaptogyrin-2, with translation MESGAYGASLAGGAFDFMSFIKQPQTIVRILSWLFSIVVFATITGEGYVNPSHLPDTKCMFNGNDSACGFGVGIGILAFLACVIFIILDAYFPQISNAKERKNIVTGDLVFSGVWTLFWFICFCVLANQWSHTTEVAGIPVDAARAVVAFSFFSIVTWALLTTFAYTRYRHGVNDIDQGYTDPANDYSTPYPSTSAYPPYPTSGPEGYQQSPFTPQNQEHPAPYQPPS, from the exons ATGGAATCTGGTGCCTATGGGGCCTCGCTGGCCGGAGGTGCCTTCGATTTTATGAGCTTTATTAAACAACCTCAAACCATAGTCCGCATCTTGAGCTGG CTCTTTTCCATAGTGGTGTTTGCCACCATCACTGGAGAAGGCTATGTCAACCCTTCACACCTGCCTGACACCAAATGCATGTTCAACGGGAATGACAGCGCATGCGGCTTCGGAGTGGGTATCGGAATTTTGGCCTTTCTCGCCTGCGTCATCTTCATCATACTGGACGCCTACTTCCCTCAGATCAGCAACGCCAAAGAGAGGAAGAACATTGTCACTGGCGACTTGGTCTTCTCTG gagtGTGGACGTTGTTCTGGTTCATCTGCTTCTGTGTCCTGGCCAATCAGTGGTCTCACACGACCGAAGTAGCAGGCATCCCTGTTGACGCCGCCCGAGCCGTAGTggccttctccttcttctccattGTCACTTGG GCTCTATTGACTACATTTGCTTATACAAGATACCGCCATGGAGTGAATGACATTGACCAGGGCTACACAGACCCAGCCAATGACTACAGCACCCCTTACCCATCCACCTCCGCCTATCCCCCGTACCCCACCAGTGGGCCAGAGGGCTACCAGCAGTCCCCTTTCACCCCCCAAAACCAAGAGCATCCAGCACCATACCAGCCCCCGTCTTAA
- the LOC106606400 gene encoding soluble calcium-activated nucleotidase 1 isoform X3: MDRGPSPMPVSPGYTQLEQNDPSMNPLRISVGGLPMLASMTNTPDPRFRLNLRAIVALTLAIALVFLYMHLNPGSHSEAPSSRNWKSGHTGMAVDEAAYRYNDTYPLSTAERTPQGTRYRIGVIADLDTDSRSDKKLTWFSYMRRGHLLVSESGTKVAVEWDAERVLLESHLAEKGRGMELSELVVFNGKLYSVDDRTGVVYHIDGSKAVPWVILPDGDGSVSKGFKAEWLAVKDEHLYVGGLGKEWTTTTGEVVNNNPEWVKVVGHRGDVQHQNWVPKYNLLRSAAGIEPPGYLIHESAAWSDSLQRWFFLPRRASKERYDETADERRAANLVLSCSPDFKDVTVNRVGPHNPTHGFSSFKFVPNTDDQIIVALKSEEDAGKIASYIMAFTLDGQILLPETKIGDVKYEGLEFI; this comes from the exons ATGGACAGAG GTCCCTCCCCCATGCCTGTTTCTCCAGGCTACACCCAACTGGAGCAGAATGATCCGTCTATGAACCCCCTGCGCATCTCAGTCGGAGGACTTCCCATGTTGGCCTCCATGACCAACACCCCAGACCCCCGATTCCGCCTCAATTTGAGGGCCATCGTAGCCCTGACCCTGGCCATTGCCCTGGTCTTCCTCTACATGCACCTGAACCCGGGCTCCCACTCCGAGGCCCCCAGCTCCCGTAACTGGAAGTCTGGCCACACGGGGATGGCGGTGGACGAGGCGGCCTACCGCTACAATGACACTTACCCGCTCAGCACCGCCGAGCGGACGCCGCAGGGCACGCGCTACCGCATCGGGGTCATCGCCGACCTGGACACGGACTCGCGCAGCGACAAGAAGCTGACGTGGTTCAGCTACATGCGCCGGGGCCACCTGCTGGTGTCGGAGAGTGGCACCAAGGTGGCCGTGGAATGGGACGCGGAGAGGGTCCTGCTGGAGAGCCACCTGGCGGAGAAGGGCCGGGGCATGGAGCTGTCAGAGCTGGTGGTGTTCAACGGGAAGCTGTACAGCGTGGATGACCGAACGGGCGTGGTCTACCACATCGACGGCAGCAAGGCTGTGCCCTGGGTCATCCTGCCTGACGGGGACGGCTCCGTCTCCAAAG GGTTCAAGGCTGAGTGGCTAGCGGTGAAGGACGAGCACTTGTACGTGGGTGGCCTGGGGAAAGAGTGGACAACCACCACGGGGGAGGTGGTCAACAACAACCCTGAGTGGGTAAAGGTGGTGGGCCATCGGGGGGACGTGCAGCACCAGAACTGGGTTCCCAAGTACAACCTCCTGAGGTCCGCAGCTGGGATCGAACCTCCAG GTTACCTGATCCACGAGTCGGCCGCGTGGAGCGACAGCCTGCAGCGCTGGTTCTTCCTCCCACGCCGCGCTAGCAAAGAGCGCTACGACGAGACGGCCGACGAGCGCCGCGCTGCCAACCTCGTCCTCAGCTGCTCCCCGGACTTCAAGGACGTCACCGTGAACCGGGTGGGCCCGCATAACCCCACGCACGGCTTCTCCTCCTTCAAGTTTGTCCCCAACACGGACGATCAGATCATCGTGGCTCTCAAGTCGGAGGAGGACGCTGGGAAAATCGCCTCGTACATAATGGCATTCACACTGGACGGCCAGATCCTGTTACCTGAAACCAAGATAGGAGACGTGAAGTATGAGGGTCTGGAGTTCATTTAG
- the LOC106606400 gene encoding soluble calcium-activated nucleotidase 1 isoform X2: MITQHCPSPMPVSPGYTQLEQNDPSMNPLRISVGGLPMLASMTNTPDPRFRLNLRAIVALTLAIALVFLYMHLNPGSHSEAPSSRNWKSGHTGMAVDEAAYRYNDTYPLSTAERTPQGTRYRIGVIADLDTDSRSDKKLTWFSYMRRGHLLVSESGTKVAVEWDAERVLLESHLAEKGRGMELSELVVFNGKLYSVDDRTGVVYHIDGSKAVPWVILPDGDGSVSKGFKAEWLAVKDEHLYVGGLGKEWTTTTGEVVNNNPEWVKVVGHRGDVQHQNWVPKYNLLRSAAGIEPPGYLIHESAAWSDSLQRWFFLPRRASKERYDETADERRAANLVLSCSPDFKDVTVNRVGPHNPTHGFSSFKFVPNTDDQIIVALKSEEDAGKIASYIMAFTLDGQILLPETKIGDVKYEGLEFI; encoded by the exons ATGATCACACAGCACT GTCCCTCCCCCATGCCTGTTTCTCCAGGCTACACCCAACTGGAGCAGAATGATCCGTCTATGAACCCCCTGCGCATCTCAGTCGGAGGACTTCCCATGTTGGCCTCCATGACCAACACCCCAGACCCCCGATTCCGCCTCAATTTGAGGGCCATCGTAGCCCTGACCCTGGCCATTGCCCTGGTCTTCCTCTACATGCACCTGAACCCGGGCTCCCACTCCGAGGCCCCCAGCTCCCGTAACTGGAAGTCTGGCCACACGGGGATGGCGGTGGACGAGGCGGCCTACCGCTACAATGACACTTACCCGCTCAGCACCGCCGAGCGGACGCCGCAGGGCACGCGCTACCGCATCGGGGTCATCGCCGACCTGGACACGGACTCGCGCAGCGACAAGAAGCTGACGTGGTTCAGCTACATGCGCCGGGGCCACCTGCTGGTGTCGGAGAGTGGCACCAAGGTGGCCGTGGAATGGGACGCGGAGAGGGTCCTGCTGGAGAGCCACCTGGCGGAGAAGGGCCGGGGCATGGAGCTGTCAGAGCTGGTGGTGTTCAACGGGAAGCTGTACAGCGTGGATGACCGAACGGGCGTGGTCTACCACATCGACGGCAGCAAGGCTGTGCCCTGGGTCATCCTGCCTGACGGGGACGGCTCCGTCTCCAAAG GGTTCAAGGCTGAGTGGCTAGCGGTGAAGGACGAGCACTTGTACGTGGGTGGCCTGGGGAAAGAGTGGACAACCACCACGGGGGAGGTGGTCAACAACAACCCTGAGTGGGTAAAGGTGGTGGGCCATCGGGGGGACGTGCAGCACCAGAACTGGGTTCCCAAGTACAACCTCCTGAGGTCCGCAGCTGGGATCGAACCTCCAG GTTACCTGATCCACGAGTCGGCCGCGTGGAGCGACAGCCTGCAGCGCTGGTTCTTCCTCCCACGCCGCGCTAGCAAAGAGCGCTACGACGAGACGGCCGACGAGCGCCGCGCTGCCAACCTCGTCCTCAGCTGCTCCCCGGACTTCAAGGACGTCACCGTGAACCGGGTGGGCCCGCATAACCCCACGCACGGCTTCTCCTCCTTCAAGTTTGTCCCCAACACGGACGATCAGATCATCGTGGCTCTCAAGTCGGAGGAGGACGCTGGGAAAATCGCCTCGTACATAATGGCATTCACACTGGACGGCCAGATCCTGTTACCTGAAACCAAGATAGGAGACGTGAAGTATGAGGGTCTGGAGTTCATTTAG